One Streptomyces sp. CG4 genomic window, CCAGGTAGTTGTCCGGCTCGTCCAGCAGCAGCACCTCGTCGGTGCCGCGCAGCAGCGCCTCCAGCACCAGGCGCTTCTGCTCGCCGCCGGAGAGGGTGCGCACCTGGCGCCACTGGGCACGCTCGTAGGGCATGCCGAGGGCGGCGGTGGTGCACATGTCCCACAGGGTCTCGGCCTCGTAGCCGCGCGCCTCGGCCCAGTCGGCGAGGGCCTGCGCGTACGCCAGCTGGGCGGCCTCGTCGTCGACGGTCATGATGGCGTGCTCGGCCTTGTCGACCGCCTGTGCGGCCTCACGGATGCGGGGCGGGGCGACGGACACGAGCAGGTCCCGTACGGTCGTCTCGTCGCGTACGGAGCCCACGAACTGGCGCATGACGCCGAGGCCGCCACTGACGGTGACGGTGCCGCCGTGCGGCTTCAGCTCGCCGGAGATCAGCCGCAGCAGGGTCGTCTTGCCGGCGCCGTTCGGGCCGACCAGGGCGACTGCGGCGCCTTCGCCGACCCGGAAGGACACGTCCCCGAGCAGGGTCCTCCCGTCGGGGAGGTGGTACTCGAGGTGCGCGGCTTCCAGATGTCCCATGGGCAGGCATTCTGCGGGGACGGCCGGTACCGGGGCAAACGCTTATGTGCCGGCTCCGTGAGCAACCGGCTGCTACTGCGCCGTCTCCACCGGCTCCCCCGTCGGGCCGGTCTCGCCCGCCGGTTCCACCACGGTGCTGTCCCAGGACAGGACCTTCCAGCCGTCGGCCGGGGAGCCCTCCAGGACGACCACGCCGGTGTTCCGCAGGGGGTGGGCGGCGGCGTAGGCGACGTCGACGTTGTCGGCGCGGGCGGCGGTCCACAGGCGGATCGCGGCGCCGTGGCTGAACAGGGCGACGGCGGCGGCGCCGCTCGCGGCGGCCTCCGCGATCACGGCGTCGTACCGGGCGAGGGCCTCTTCGCCGCTCTCCCCGCCGGGGATGCGCTGCGCGGTGTCGCCGGCGGCCCACGCGAACACTGTGCGCATGTACTCGCGGCCCTCGGGGGACTCCCCGGGCAGCATCTCCAGGTCGCCGGCGGACACCTCGCGGATGCCGTCGCGGACGATCACCTCCAGGCCCCGGGCGGCCGCCAGCGGGGCGGCGGTGAGCCGGGTGCGCAGCATCGTGGAGACGTAGACAGCCTCGATGTCCTCGCCGGCGAGCGCCTCGGGCAGTGCGGCGGCCTGTGCCGCGCCGAGCGGGGTCAGCCCGGGACCGGGCACGGCGGTGTCCAGCAGGTGGTCCAGGTTGGACGGGGTCTCACCGTGACGGACGAGGAGGAGGCGCATCCGGGGTCTCCTTACGCACCGGTCGGGCGCCCGGCGCATACAGGCACAAGAAACGGGCACCTCAGAGTAACCGGCCACCGAACAGCCTCACTTGTCCAGCATGCAAGACAGCGATCTCATCATTCGGCACGCGCGCGTACGGTGATACGTACCAGCCGAGACGAGGGTGAAGGGGAACAGCCATGTCGAAAGCGCGGGAGACCGCCGTCTACACGCACGGGCACCACGAGTCGGTGCTGCGGTCGCACACCTGGCGGACCGCCGCCAACTCCGCCGCCTATCTGCTCGGCTCCCTGAAGCCGCACATGAAGATCCTGGACATCGGCTGCGGGCCGGGCACCATCACCGCCGACCTGGCGAAACTGGTCCCGGACGGCCACGCCACCGGCGTCGACCACGCGCCGGGCATCCTGGACCAGGCCCGGGCCACCGCCGCCGGGCGCGGTCTGGCCAACGTGGACTTCGCGGTCGCCGACGTGCACTCGCTGGACTACCCGGACGACACGTTCTGCGTGGTCCACGCCCACCAGGTGCTGCAGCACGTCGGCGACCCGGTGCAGGCGCTGCGCGAGATGCGCCGGGTGACCAGGCCGGGCGGGTTCATCGCCGTACGAGACGCGGACTACGCGGCGATGACCTGGTATCCGGCGGTGCCGGGCCTTGACGACTGGCTGGACCTGTACGAGCGGGTGGCCCGGGCAGGCGGCGGCGAGCCCGACGCCGGGCGCCGGCTGACGGCGTGGGCGCTGGCCGCCGGGCTGACCGACATCACCGCCACCTCTGCCACCTGGACGTTCGCCACGCCCGAGGAGCGGGCCTGGTGGAGCGGCCTGTGGGCGGACCGCACCGTGGCCTCCGCCTACGCGGAACGGGCCACGCAGGGCGGTCACGCGACCGGGGAACGGCTGCGAGCCGTGTCGGAGGCGTGGCGGGAGTGGGGCCGGCAGGAGGACGGCTGGTTCGCGGTCCTGCACGGCGAGATTCTGTGCCGCAAGGAAGCCTGACGCGCGCACCCTGCGCGCCCCGCGCGCCCCGTGCACCCCGCGCAGGCCGTCAGGACACCACCTCTCCCGTGAAGGAGTAGGCGGCCCAGGGGCCGGTGAGTTCCACGCGAATGCCGGGCGCCTCGTGCCTCGTACGATCCACCAGTTCCACGAACTCCTCGGAATGCGCGCGGGGCACCAGATAGGCCGCGTCGAAGACGCGCCGGCCGGGCACCGGGGACAGCGCGGGCGTCTGCGGTGTGTGCAGCCGGGAGTCCTCGGCGTGCCGGGAGAGAAGCTCGTGCAGCGACAGGGCGAACGCCTCGGCCTGCGCGGGGGCCTGCTCTGCTCGCTCGGGCTGCAGGTACAGCCGCACACCCCACTCCACCCGGCCCTCCAGCCGGTCGAGGGTGCGCCGGAATTCGTCCTCCCGGGCCTCGATCATCATGCGCACCGACCAGTCGTCCTGGAAGACGATCCCGGGCCGGAGCGGCAGCGGGGTGGTGACCGTGGTGAGCGCGTCGATCACGCCCTGGTGCGCGAGGGCGGTCGCGGCCAGCCAGTCCTCGTCGTCCAGTCGCCCCTTCAGCGCCTCCTCGGAGCAGTCCGCCGCCGGGAGCGTACTGACGACCGCGGCCAGGTCGTGGTGGCGCAGCAGGGCCGGCGAGGCGCCCCCGACCCCCTTGAGGTCGGCCTGCAGGGGCGTCCCGAAGGGGCGGCAGACGGCATAGACGTAGCGCGGTCCGGTCATGATGTCTCCTTCGGCGCGCGGTCCGGTTCCATGCCGGCTCCCCTCGGAGTGAAGAACGGGGATGAGTTCTTCAGCTCCAGCCTGGCCCTGCGGACCGGGGCACGCCACAGGTCGCCGGACTTTCGGCCCCCGTGGCAGTGCCGGCGGTCAGCGCACGATGGCCTCCTCCACCAGCAGTTTGGCGGCCGCCGCGATGCCCACGGCGTCGATACCGGCCGCGTGCAGCTGCTCGTCGGGCGCGGCCGAGCCCGGCATGGTGCGCACCGCGAGCCGGACCAGCCGGGGCACGGGCCGGCCGTCGGCGAAGGCCTCCGCGACGGCGTCGCCGAGGCCGCCCTCGGCGTGGTGGTCCTCCGCGGTGAGCAGACAGCCGGTCTCCTCGGCGGCCCGGTACAGCGTGTCCTCGTCGACGGGCTTGACGGAGTACAGGTCGATCACCCGCACCCGGATGCCGTCCTCGGCGAGCCGGTCGGCCGCGGCCAGCGCCTCGGGCACGGTGACCCCGGCCGCGACGACCGTCAGCCGGTCCTCCTCGCTCGACCGCAGCGTCTTGCTGCCGCCCACCGGGAACTCCTCCTCGGGGCCGTAGATCACCGGTGTCTTCCCGCGCGAGGTGCGCAGATAGCGGATCCCGTCCAGGCCGGCCATGGCCGCGACCAGCCGGGCGGTCTGGTTGGCGTCGCACGGATACAGCACGGTCGAGCCGTACACGGCCCGGAACATCGCCAGATCCTCCAGGCCCATCTGCGAGGGCCCGTCCTGCCCGATCGCGACACCGGCGTGCGAGCCGACCAGGTTGATCCCGGAGCCGCTGATGGACGCCATGCGCACGAAGTCGTAGGCGCGGCTGAAGAACGCGGCGAACGTCGAGGCGTACGGCAGCCAGCCCCGTACGGCCATGCCGACGGCCGCGGCGACCAGCTGCTGCTCGGCGATGTAGCACTCGAAGAACCGGTCGGGGTGGGCCTTGGCGAACTCCCCGGTGCGGGTGGAGTCGCCCACCTCGCCGTCCAGGGCGACCACGTCGCCGCGGGCGGTGCCGAGCGCGGCGAGGGCCGCGCCGAAGGCGTCCCGGGTGGCGACCTCGTCGCCCTTGTCGTAGCGCGGGAGCCGGAGCACCTCGGTGGTCAGGTCGCGCAGCGTGGCGGCGGCCGGCGGTTCGTTGACCCGGACGTGCGCATTGCGCGGTCCGCCGAGTTCGGCGATGGCCGCCGCGGCGTCCGCCAGCGGCTTTCCGTGGTGTCCCTCGCGGTCCTCGACGGCGGCGACGCCCTTGCCCTTGAGGGTGCGGGCGAGGATCGCGACGGGCTGTCCGTCCGTGGCGAGCGCCTCGCCGTAGGCCCGGTCGATCGCGTCGACGTCGTGGCCGTCGACCTCGACGGTGCGCCAGCCGAAGGCCTCGAAGCGGCGGGCGTAGGCGTCCAGGTCGTGGCCGTGCCGGGTGGGGCCGCGCTGGCCGAGCCGGTTGACGTCCACGATCGCGATCAGGTTGTTCAGGCGCTCGTACCCGGCGTGTTCGGCGGCCTCCCACACCGAGCCCTCGGCCAGCTCGCTGTCGCCGCACAGCACCCACACCCGGTAGCCGGTGCGGTCGAGGTGCTTGCCGGCGAGGGCGATGCCGACGCCGACCGGCAGGCCCTGGCCGAGGGATCCGGTGGCGGTCTCCACCCAGGGCAGCCGCCGCGGTGTCGGATGCCCTTCGAGCCGGCTGCCGATCCTGCGGAAGGTGAGCAGTTCGCCGTCCTCGATGACACCGGCGGCCTTGTACGCGGCGTACAGCAGGGGCGAGGCGTGCCCCTTGGACAGTACGAAGCGGTCGTTGGCGGGGTGTTCGGGGCGCTCGAAGTCGTAGCGCAGATGGTGGGCGAGCAGGACGGCCAGCAGATCGGCGGCGGACATCGAGGACGTGGGGTGCCCGGACCCCGCGGCATCGGACGCCCGCACACTGTCCACGCGCAACTGCTGTCCCAGTTCGGCGAGTTCGGCGGTGTTCATGAGTCTCCTTGCACAGAGTTCCTTGCACAGGGTCGAGGGTCGGGCGGGGGCACGGCCGGCGGGGTCACTCCGCGGCCGGGCCCGGCACCCGGGGCAGTTCCGGGGAGGCTGTGTCCAGGGGGACCGACCAGGACCGGACGAGGCCCAACTGGACGCCCTGGCGCGGCAGTACGGCGTCCAGGAGCCAGTCGACGGCCACCCGGACGCGGCCCGCGGGCAGCGCGGCCAGGTGGTAGCCGCGGGTGACCACGCCGGCCGCCGGGCCGGACAGCGGGATGCCGAACGGGTTCGCGGCGGCCCGGACCCCGCCCAGGTCTACCGCGAAACCCAGGTCGCGATGGCGGTACGCCCGCCGGCGCCGCCCGAGGCCGAGCGAGGCGGCCACGTTCTCCCCGGCGACCTTGCCCTGCCGCCACGCGTGCTGGGCGGTCATCGGTGTGACCTCCCCCGGACGCTCCGGATCCGGTACGGCGGCCGCGTCGCCGCAGCCGAACACCTCGGGCCGGCCCGGCACCCGCAGCTGGGGGTCGACGATCAGCCGGCCCCGCTGCAGCGGCTGCCCGACGGCCGCCATCAGCGGATCCGGGCGTACGCCCACGCACCACACCAGGGTCCGGGAGGGGACGAACTCCCCGTCGGTCAGCAGTGCCCCGTCATGGGTGGCCTCGCGCACCGAGGTGCCCGTCCGCACGTCCACACCCCGCGCCCGCAGCACCCGGTCGGCGGTGCGGGAGAGCCGTTCGTCCAGCTCCGGCAGCACGCGGTCGGCGACGTCCAGCAGCAGCCAGCGGGGCCGGACGCCGCCGGGCAGCGGGGTGCGGCGGGCCAGCCGGTCGGTGAGCAGCTGCATGTGTGCGGCGACCTCGGTGCCGGTGTAGCCGGCGCCGACCACGACGAAGGTGCACCGTGCGGTGCGGCTCTGCGGGTCGTGGTCCGCGGCGGCGAGCTCCAGCTGCCGGGTCACGTGGTCGCGCAGATACAGCGCCTCGGGCAGCCCGCGGAAGCCGTGCGCGTGCTCGGCGACGCCGGGGACGGGCAGCAGCTTGTTGACGCTGCCGACGCAGAGCACCAGCCGGTCGTAACCGAGAGTGCCGAGGCCGCCCTCGGGGTCGGTGTAGTGCACGGTGCCCGCGTCGAGGTCGACGTGGTCTGCCTCGCCGAGCACCAGCCGCACCCCGCGCAGGGTGCCCGGCAGCGACACGGTGGCCCTGCGGGGCTCCAGGATGCCGGCGGCGACCTGGGGCAGCAGCGGCAGGTACAGGAAGTGGTCGGTCGGGTTCAGCAGCGTGACGTCGGCCCGGTTCCGGGTCAGCCGGGCCAGCGTGCGGGCAGCCCGGTACCCGGCGAAACCGGCGCCGACGATCACGACGTGAGGTCGGCTCACGGGGCGCCTCCGGCGGTACGGCTCGTTCGAGGCATTCCGCGTAACCCCTCCGGGGGCACGCAAACTCTCCGCCGGCCACCCGTATGGCTCCGGGGGTGTGGTGTCGCCGCGTTGCCGGATGCGGGCCGGCGGGGGCTTGGCGCGCCCGCGCGGCGGGGCCGCAGGATGATGCGGCCCCGCGCCCCCGGGTGTGCCGCCCCCGCGTGGGCTGCAAGGTTCCCCTCGCCCCAACTAGGCTCAGGTCCATGGAAATTCTGGGCGCCTCGCTGCGTATCTGCGTCGATGACCTCGAAACCGCGGTCCCGTTCTACGAGCGGCTGGCCGGTGGCAGAGCCATGCGGTTCGAGCGTGGCGGGGTACAGGTGGCGGCGATCGGCTCCTTTCTGCTGATGAGCGGGCCGGAGGAGGAGCTGGAGATTCTGCGGAAGGTGACGGCGACCATCGCGGTGAAGGACGTGGAGGAGGCCCACCAGGTCCTGACCGGCCTCGGCGCCCGGGTCCTCGCCGGGCCGGTGCCGACACCGGCCGGGCGGAATCTGCTGGCGATGCATCCGGACGGGACGATCTTCGAGTACGTGGACCAGCAGCGGACCTGAGCCCCGGCTCAGACCTGGTCGGGCCGCATCCGGAAGTCGTGGTGGGCGGGCAGGGGCTCGTCGGTGAGGCGGGACCACAGCCGGCCGAGCACCTCCTCGCCCTCCCGCAGGTCGGCGACCTCCAGCCCCGCGTCGAGGACGGCCCGTGCCTCGATGAGGTGTCCCTCGGCGAGCAGCAGTTCGGCCTCGAGAAGCCGGAACCGGCCGCGGCTGCGGACGGCGGGCAGCAGCCGGTCCCAGACGGTCCGGGCGTCAGCCGTCCGCCGTACCCGGAGCAGCGCCTGGAGGGTTTCCCGGCCGAGCGCGGCCACGGCGGCGGTCCAGGCCGCGCCGTCGTCGCGCCGTTCGCGGCACAGGTCGTCGAAGGCGTCCGCGTACCGTTCGGCGGCCCGCTCGTGGTGACCCGACTCCTGGTCGGCGACGGCCAGACAGCGCAGCAGCGGCCAGAGGGAGGGGGCGAGCGGGAGGGCGCGCTCCCAGCTGCGGACGGCCTGGGCGCGGTCGCCTGCGTGCCACTGGGCGACACCGAGGTGGTACTCGGTGTGCGGGGTGGCGGGGGCGGTCTCCAGCATGTCCCGCCAGTGCGGGGCGACGAGGGTCTCGGCGGGCGGCCGTACCCGGCGCGGTTCCGGCAGGGACCCGGTGCGCAGCAGCTCGCGCCAGGGCGCCTGGGCCTCGCCGAGGGTGGCCTCGGGGAACGGGGTGCCGGGCAGCTTCCAGTCGGCTCGCAGCACTTCGAGCGCGCCCCAGCCGGATCCGGCGGCCAGGATCTCGGCGGGTTCGGTGTCGGCAGACTCCCGCCATGCCGCGTACGCCGCGTCGACGCGGGCGCGGGGCAGGGCCGACTCCAGGCGTGATTCGGCCCCTTGGACGGCCCCGGTCCAGTCCCCCTCGGGCGATGCGTCCAGCGGGCCGTACGCCTCCAGCCAGGACACCTCGCTCGCCGCGTCCAGGCGGACGTGTTCCAGCTGGGTGCGGGCGAGGCCGGCCTGGATCTCGCAGTAGCCGCCGGTGCCGGGCGCGGTGAGCCAGTCCTGCCAGCGGCGGCCGCCGGGCCGGTGGCCCCACACGAAGAGTTTGCGGCCGCGCAGGGTGTCGGTGGAGGTCTGCACCAGCCCGTGGCCCTCGGCGTCCAGCGCGGCGATCCAGCGGCGCCGGCCGTCGGGTACCTCGTAGAAGTAGTCGGCGGCGTAGGGGCTGTTGAGGGGGCGGGTGCGGTCGATGCCGTCGTACGACGGGACCGGCACCCGGCGCAGGCGGCGTTCGTAGCCGAAGTGATAGGCCTCGTCGGCGGGGGCGAGGATTCGGCGCTCCTCCGGCACCGCGATGTTGGACCACCAGTACGTCGGCACCGGGCGCTCGTGCGGGTTGCGGACGCGGACGCCGACGTAGAGGAAGTCGGAGCCGTCGGGGAGCCACAGGTCGACCTGGAAGGGCAGGTCACGCAGCCGCTCCCACTCCCACAGGCGCAGCATCTGCCCGCCGTCGGGGGCGGGGACGCGGGCGGCGTGCAGGGGTGCGCAGGAGAGGGTGGTGTGGCCGGTGGCGCCGATGTTCCATTCGATGCCGCCGGAGTACCAGGCGCCGTTGAGGGCGAAGTTGGCGGGCTGGAACACCGGGTTGCGGTAGAGGAGTTCGCGTCCGGTGGGCAGGTGGAGCAGGGAGGCGACGCGGCCGCCGAGGCCGGGCAGGACGGTGGCGCGCAGCCGGTCGTTCTCGATCACGAGGGCGTCGAGGGCGCGGGGCTCGCGGGCTCTGTCGTAGCCGTCGCGGACGCGGACCGGGAGCAGGCTGCGCAGCGGGTCCTGGCTGAGTTGGCGGGCCATGTCGGCGGGCATGCCCTCCCGGTCGCGGTCCTCTATGCGGTGGACCTCGTCCAGGGGGCGCAGCGGGGGCAGGGGGTTGTCCGGGCCCAACTGCACGGCGGGCAGCGTCAGTACCTCACGTCGGATCCTCGTCACGATCACCATGGAACCCGGCGTACGGGGAGTCGGCCAGGGGAGCTACCGGTCAGGATTGCGCAAAGGCGTCCACGACCAGGTCGGTGAGGAGCGTGCCTGCCGTGCCGTCCGGGTCGAGGTCGGGGTCGTAGATGGTGACGTTGAGGCCCACGCAGTGCGGGGCGGCGAGCAAGGGGCGCAGCAGTGCGAGGAGTTCTTCGGGCCGCAGGCCGTCGGGGTCGGGGCTGTCGACGGCGGGCATGACCGACGGGTCGAGGACGTCGGCGTCCAGGTGCAGCCAGAATCCGTCCAGCTGCGGGATCCCGAAGACCTCGGCGGTGGCGTGGGCGAGGTCCGCGGCGCCCCGTTCGCGGATGTCCCCGACGGTGCCGACGGGGATCTTCAGGGCCGCGAGTTCGGCGCGGTCCTCCTCGAAGCAGTCGCGGATGCCGAGGAAGCGCACGTCCTCGTCGCGCAGGTACGGTCGCAGGCCCTCCAGGTCGGTGAGGTCGCGCTGGCCGCGTCCGGTGGCGAGGGCCACCTCCTCGCCGCCCGCCGCGCCGATCCGGTCGGAGTTGCCGGTGTGCCGGAAGTCGGGCGAGGCATCGACGGCCGCGAGCCCGTACCGGCCGAGGCGGCGCAGGGCGAGGGACGCGCCGAGCTGGATGGAGCAGTCACCGCCGAGGACGACCGGGAACTCCCCGGCGCGCACATGCCGTTCGATGCGGTCGGCCAGTTCGACCGTGTAGGCGGCGAGCGCGGCGGCGTTGAACACGCCGTCGCCTTCCTGCCAGTCACCGCGGTCGTAGCGCGGCGGCACCACCACGCCGCCCTCGCGTGCCCCGAGCCTCCGCACGATCCCCCGGTCCCGGAGAGCGCCGGCGAGCTTGTGGCAGCCGGGCACCGTGCCGGGGGCGGGCGGACGCAGACCCAGGTTGGACGGGGCGTCGAGGACGACGAGCGTCCGCATGACGACTCTCCTCATCGAAGCGAAGGGGCGAGACGGGGCGAGACGGGACGGGTCAGGTGCCGGGGCGCATCTCGGCGGTGAGCGCCCAGCGTTCGTGGTCGCGCCAGGCGCCGTCGATGTAGAGCATGTTCGGGGAGAACCCCTCCAGCCGGAAGCCGCCGCCCCGCGCCATCGCGACGGAGGCGGCGTTCTCCGGCTGTACGTTGATCTCCAGCCGGTGCAGCCCCAGCGGACCGAAGGCGTAGCCGATGACCAGGTCGAGTCCCTCGCGCATCAGACCGCGCCCGGCGGCGTGCGCGAAGGCCCCGTAGCCGAGGGCACCGCACTGGAAGGCGCCGCGCACGATGTTGTTGATGTTGATGTATCCGGCGATGTCCCCGCCGTCCCTCTCACACACCAGGAAGCCGGCCTTGGCCGGGTCCTCGATCAGCGCGCCGGCGTAGGCGACGTAGGCCTCGTCGGTGTCCGGCGGGAACAGCCAGGGCCGGTGCAGATCCTTGCTCTCGCGGGTCCGCGCGGTGAACTCGGGGCCGTCGTCGAGGGTGAAGTGACGGATGGCCACGCGGGGGCCCTCGGCGAGGTAGTGGGGCGTGGTGTGCGGCATCCGCCCAGCTTACGGCGCCCCCGCCGGTGCCGTCTCGGGTAATACGGCCCGGCCGGGGGCGCGGTTCGGGGCACGGCGCCGGCGCCTCCGGTGCGGCGCGCGGCGGCGCCCGGTACGGCTCTCAGCCGCCGGCGACCGGCAGCCGCAGCACCCCCGTGTCCCCGGGTGCGCTGACCACGGTCACCGGCTTGATCCCCCGGTTGCCGAAGTAGGCGTCGTCACTGGCCGCGACCACGAAGCGGAGTCGGTGCCCGGCCGCGTACCGGTGCACGATGCCCGGCAGGGTGACGGT contains:
- a CDS encoding histidine phosphatase family protein, translated to MRLLLVRHGETPSNLDHLLDTAVPGPGLTPLGAAQAAALPEALAGEDIEAVYVSTMLRTRLTAAPLAAARGLEVIVRDGIREVSAGDLEMLPGESPEGREYMRTVFAWAAGDTAQRIPGGESGEEALARYDAVIAEAAASGAAAVALFSHGAAIRLWTAARADNVDVAYAAAHPLRNTGVVVLEGSPADGWKVLSWDSTVVEPAGETGPTGEPVETAQ
- a CDS encoding DUF5107 domain-containing protein, which gives rise to MVIVTRIRREVLTLPAVQLGPDNPLPPLRPLDEVHRIEDRDREGMPADMARQLSQDPLRSLLPVRVRDGYDRAREPRALDALVIENDRLRATVLPGLGGRVASLLHLPTGRELLYRNPVFQPANFALNGAWYSGGIEWNIGATGHTTLSCAPLHAARVPAPDGGQMLRLWEWERLRDLPFQVDLWLPDGSDFLYVGVRVRNPHERPVPTYWWSNIAVPEERRILAPADEAYHFGYERRLRRVPVPSYDGIDRTRPLNSPYAADYFYEVPDGRRRWIAALDAEGHGLVQTSTDTLRGRKLFVWGHRPGGRRWQDWLTAPGTGGYCEIQAGLARTQLEHVRLDAASEVSWLEAYGPLDASPEGDWTGAVQGAESRLESALPRARVDAAYAAWRESADTEPAEILAAGSGWGALEVLRADWKLPGTPFPEATLGEAQAPWRELLRTGSLPEPRRVRPPAETLVAPHWRDMLETAPATPHTEYHLGVAQWHAGDRAQAVRSWERALPLAPSLWPLLRCLAVADQESGHHERAAERYADAFDDLCRERRDDGAAWTAAVAALGRETLQALLRVRRTADARTVWDRLLPAVRSRGRFRLLEAELLLAEGHLIEARAVLDAGLEVADLREGEEVLGRLWSRLTDEPLPAHHDFRMRPDQV
- a CDS encoding transketolase; translation: MNTAELAELGQQLRVDSVRASDAAGSGHPTSSMSAADLLAVLLAHHLRYDFERPEHPANDRFVLSKGHASPLLYAAYKAAGVIEDGELLTFRRIGSRLEGHPTPRRLPWVETATGSLGQGLPVGVGIALAGKHLDRTGYRVWVLCGDSELAEGSVWEAAEHAGYERLNNLIAIVDVNRLGQRGPTRHGHDLDAYARRFEAFGWRTVEVDGHDVDAIDRAYGEALATDGQPVAILARTLKGKGVAAVEDREGHHGKPLADAAAAIAELGGPRNAHVRVNEPPAAATLRDLTTEVLRLPRYDKGDEVATRDAFGAALAALGTARGDVVALDGEVGDSTRTGEFAKAHPDRFFECYIAEQQLVAAAVGMAVRGWLPYASTFAAFFSRAYDFVRMASISGSGINLVGSHAGVAIGQDGPSQMGLEDLAMFRAVYGSTVLYPCDANQTARLVAAMAGLDGIRYLRTSRGKTPVIYGPEEEFPVGGSKTLRSSEEDRLTVVAAGVTVPEALAAADRLAEDGIRVRVIDLYSVKPVDEDTLYRAAEETGCLLTAEDHHAEGGLGDAVAEAFADGRPVPRLVRLAVRTMPGSAAPDEQLHAAGIDAVGIAAAAKLLVEEAIVR
- a CDS encoding GvpL/GvpF family gas vesicle protein, translating into MTGPRYVYAVCRPFGTPLQADLKGVGGASPALLRHHDLAAVVSTLPAADCSEEALKGRLDDEDWLAATALAHQGVIDALTTVTTPLPLRPGIVFQDDWSVRMMIEAREDEFRRTLDRLEGRVEWGVRLYLQPERAEQAPAQAEAFALSLHELLSRHAEDSRLHTPQTPALSPVPGRRVFDAAYLVPRAHSEEFVELVDRTRHEAPGIRVELTGPWAAYSFTGEVVS
- a CDS encoding VOC family protein, with amino-acid sequence MEILGASLRICVDDLETAVPFYERLAGGRAMRFERGGVQVAAIGSFLLMSGPEEELEILRKVTATIAVKDVEEAHQVLTGLGARVLAGPVPTPAGRNLLAMHPDGTIFEYVDQQRT
- a CDS encoding NAD(P)/FAD-dependent oxidoreductase translates to MSRPHVVIVGAGFAGYRAARTLARLTRNRADVTLLNPTDHFLYLPLLPQVAAGILEPRRATVSLPGTLRGVRLVLGEADHVDLDAGTVHYTDPEGGLGTLGYDRLVLCVGSVNKLLPVPGVAEHAHGFRGLPEALYLRDHVTRQLELAAADHDPQSRTARCTFVVVGAGYTGTEVAAHMQLLTDRLARRTPLPGGVRPRWLLLDVADRVLPELDERLSRTADRVLRARGVDVRTGTSVREATHDGALLTDGEFVPSRTLVWCVGVRPDPLMAAVGQPLQRGRLIVDPQLRVPGRPEVFGCGDAAAVPDPERPGEVTPMTAQHAWRQGKVAGENVAASLGLGRRRRAYRHRDLGFAVDLGGVRAAANPFGIPLSGPAAGVVTRGYHLAALPAGRVRVAVDWLLDAVLPRQGVQLGLVRSWSVPLDTASPELPRVPGPAAE
- a CDS encoding GNAT family N-acetyltransferase — protein: MPHTTPHYLAEGPRVAIRHFTLDDGPEFTARTRESKDLHRPWLFPPDTDEAYVAYAGALIEDPAKAGFLVCERDGGDIAGYININNIVRGAFQCGALGYGAFAHAAGRGLMREGLDLVIGYAFGPLGLHRLEINVQPENAASVAMARGGGFRLEGFSPNMLYIDGAWRDHERWALTAEMRPGT
- a CDS encoding class I SAM-dependent methyltransferase gives rise to the protein MSKARETAVYTHGHHESVLRSHTWRTAANSAAYLLGSLKPHMKILDIGCGPGTITADLAKLVPDGHATGVDHAPGILDQARATAAGRGLANVDFAVADVHSLDYPDDTFCVVHAHQVLQHVGDPVQALREMRRVTRPGGFIAVRDADYAAMTWYPAVPGLDDWLDLYERVARAGGGEPDAGRRLTAWALAAGLTDITATSATWTFATPEERAWWSGLWADRTVASAYAERATQGGHATGERLRAVSEAWREWGRQEDGWFAVLHGEILCRKEA
- a CDS encoding arginase family protein, which codes for MRTLVVLDAPSNLGLRPPAPGTVPGCHKLAGALRDRGIVRRLGAREGGVVVPPRYDRGDWQEGDGVFNAAALAAYTVELADRIERHVRAGEFPVVLGGDCSIQLGASLALRRLGRYGLAAVDASPDFRHTGNSDRIGAAGGEEVALATGRGQRDLTDLEGLRPYLRDEDVRFLGIRDCFEEDRAELAALKIPVGTVGDIRERGAADLAHATAEVFGIPQLDGFWLHLDADVLDPSVMPAVDSPDPDGLRPEELLALLRPLLAAPHCVGLNVTIYDPDLDPDGTAGTLLTDLVVDAFAQS